From a single Nothobranchius furzeri strain GRZ-AD chromosome 7, NfurGRZ-RIMD1, whole genome shotgun sequence genomic region:
- the LOC139070787 gene encoding lysozyme g-like isoform X2 — protein sequence MSYGDIEKIPTTGASKQTAKQDGLTPGVGASETMARTDEERMKQYKAMIKRVGTEYRIDPALIAAIISRESRAGNVLQNGWGDHGNAWGLMQVDVNPRGGAHTRRGDWNSEEHLCQATEILIVFIERIQRKFPKWSKNEQLKGGIAAYNAGDGNIYSNKPEDVDKRTTGGDYSNDVVARAKWYKRNGF from the exons ATGA GTTACGGAGACATTGAGAAGATTCCAACCACTGGAGCCTCGAAGCAAACGGCTAAACAGGATGGACTGACCCCAG GAGTTGGTGCATCAGAAACCATGGCAAGAACGGATGAAGAAAGAATGAAGCAATACAAAGCAATGATCAAGAGAGTGGGAACTGAATACAGAATTGATCCTGCTCTTATTGCCGCCATCATCTCCAGAGAGTCTAGAGCTGGAAACGTTCTGCAGAACGGATGGGGGGACCACGGAAATGCCTGGGGACTGATGCAG GTTGATGTTAATCCAAGAGGAGGGGCACACACTAGACGTGGTGACTGGAACAGCGAAGAACATCTCTGCCAAGCTACAGAGATCCTGATCGTCTTCATTGAACGAATCCAGAGAAAGTTCCCTAAATGGAGTAAGAATGAGCAGCTGAAAG GAGGCATAGCAGCCTACAATGCTGGGGATGGAAATATTTATTCTAACAAGCCAGAAGACGTGGACAAGAGGACAACAGGAGGAGACTACTCCAACGATGTTGTCGCCAGGGCAAAGTGGTACAAACGAAACGGCTTCTAA
- the LOC139070788 gene encoding uncharacterized protein isoform X1, whose translation MMLDGLHAEPCNVRKVHFEQDKRESVVDIYVSSESLRVFDTPWVEDASPSSEGPAGALYRASIVSETAPLKRSPDRGSSVFLVLLCLLLLIGIICLAVKMNKDKSYWQIERTQLNTLIEELRTVGKQSHTVHLIRLLKWFVCVSAEPM comes from the exons ATGATGTTGGACGGACTACATGCTGAGCCTTGCAATGTCAGGAAGGTTCACTTTGAACAGGACAAAAGGGAAAGCGTGGTGGACATCTACGTTAGCTCAGAAAGCCTAAGAGTGTTCGACACCCCCTGGGTGGAGGATGCGTCTCCGAGCTCAGAGGGGCCTGCAGGGGCCTTATACAGAG CATCTATTGTTAGTGAAACAGCACCTTTAAAAAGGAGTCCCGACAGAGGGAGCTCTGTGTTTCTGGTTCTTCTGTGTCTTCTGCTCCTGATCGGAATCATCTGCCTTGCTGTTAAAA TGAACAAAGACAAAAGTTACTGGCAAATAGAGAGGACGCAGCTCAACACATTAATCGAAGAGCTGAGAACTGTGGGTAAGCAGAgccacaccgttcacctgatccgTCTCCTGAAGTggtttgtgtgtgtttctgctgagcccatgtga
- the LOC107373343 gene encoding gastrula zinc finger protein XlCGF57.1, whose protein sequence is MEPLNMKQEEEEQLDEIKTDATKISFSAVSHQVKEEGREVLLSQFDQNQPKDGDLPTSSITDQMKAESDREDCGGAETTRNPDLNLYEYDSNSSETEVSNDEDDAQDGNNSDCQPKLLSDSEPNTKDHNKDWKESRSSKSHVKAVKSFSCPECGEQFLHERSLQKHMRVTSHSGLKSSSYCVDKKCVRVKQNVDSSRKAQTKLKSFSCDNCGKSFSCISYLNIHMRVHTGQKPFACELCEKRFSVKSSLNSHMRVHTGQKPFACELCGQRFSCISYLNIHKRVHTGQKPFACELCEKRFTQKGNLDTHLRVHTGERPFACELCGKKFSHKMHFNRHTRVHTGQKPFACELCGQRFTHKGNLDTHMRVHTGERPFACELCEKRFSVKSGLNRHMSVHTGQKPFACELCGQRFTHKGNLDTHMRVHTGQKPFACELCGQRFSHKIGLNSHMTVHTGQKPFACELCGQGFTQKGNLDTHMRVHTGQKPFACELCGQRFAQKTSLNFHMRVHTEQN, encoded by the coding sequence atggagcccctcaacatgaagcaggaagaggaggagcagcttgatgagattaaaactgatgccaccaagatttcattctctgcagtttctcatcaggttaaggaagaaggaagagaagtTCTGTTGTCACAGTTTGATCAGAACCAACCTAAAGACGGAGATCTTCCAACTAGCAGCATCACTGACCAGATGAAAGCAGAAAGTGATAGAGAggactgtggaggagcagaaactaccaggaatccagatctaaatctttatgaatatgattctaactcttcagagactgaagtcagcAACGATGAAGATGATGCCCAGGATGGCAACAATTCTGACTGTCAACCGAAACTCTTGTCAGATTCTGAGCCAAACACCAAAGATCATAACAAAGACTGGAAGGAGAGCAGGTCTTCTAAATCACATGTTAAGGCTGTCAAATCTTTCAGCTGCCCAGAGTGTGGTGAACAGTTTCTCCATGagcggtctctccagaaacacatgagagtgacaagtcattcaggaCTGAAGTCTTCAAGCTATTGTGTtgataagaaatgtgttagagtgaagcaaaaCGTAGACTCTAGCAGGAAAGCTCAGACAAAACTAAAATCGTTTAGTTGTGACAACTGTGGAAAAAGTTTCAGCTGCATATCATATTTAAATattcacatgagagttcacacaggacagaagccttttgcttgtgagctctgtgaaaaaagatttagtgtgaagtcaagtttaaacagtcacatgagagtccacacaggacagaagccttttgcttgtgagctctgtggacaaagattcagCTGCATATCATATTTAAACATTCAcaagagagtccacacaggacagaaaccttttgcttgtgagctctgtgaaaaaagatttacccaaaagggaaatttagacacacacttgagagtccacacaggagaaaggccttttgcctgtgagctttgtggaaaaAAGTTTAGTCATAAGATGCATTTTAACAGACACactagagtccacacaggacagaagccttttgcttgtgagctctgtggacaaagattcacACACAAGGGAAATTtagacacacacatgagagtccatacaggagaaaggccttttgcctgtgagctatgtgaaaaaagatttagtgtaaagtcaggtttaaacagacacatgagtgtccatacaggacagaagccttttgcttgtgagctctgtggacaaagattcacGCACAAGGGAAATTtagacacacacatgagagtccatacaggacagaagccttttgcttgtgagctctgtggacaaagatttagtcataagattggtttaaacagtcatatgacagtccacacaggacagaagccttttgcttgtgagctctgtggacaaggatttacccaaaagggaaatttagacactcacatgagagttcacacaggacagaagccttttgcctgtgagctctgcggACAAAGATTTGCTCAAAAGACAAGTTTGAactttcacatgagagtccacacagaacAGAATTAA
- the LOC139070787 gene encoding lysozyme g-like isoform X1 gives MFSGYGDIEKIPTTGASKQTAKQDGLTPGVGASETMARTDEERMKQYKAMIKRVGTEYRIDPALIAAIISRESRAGNVLQNGWGDHGNAWGLMQVDVNPRGGAHTRRGDWNSEEHLCQATEILIVFIERIQRKFPKWSKNEQLKGGIAAYNAGDGNIYSNKPEDVDKRTTGGDYSNDVVARAKWYKRNGF, from the exons ATGTTTTCAGGTTACGGAGACATTGAGAAGATTCCAACCACTGGAGCCTCGAAGCAAACGGCTAAACAGGATGGACTGACCCCAG GAGTTGGTGCATCAGAAACCATGGCAAGAACGGATGAAGAAAGAATGAAGCAATACAAAGCAATGATCAAGAGAGTGGGAACTGAATACAGAATTGATCCTGCTCTTATTGCCGCCATCATCTCCAGAGAGTCTAGAGCTGGAAACGTTCTGCAGAACGGATGGGGGGACCACGGAAATGCCTGGGGACTGATGCAG GTTGATGTTAATCCAAGAGGAGGGGCACACACTAGACGTGGTGACTGGAACAGCGAAGAACATCTCTGCCAAGCTACAGAGATCCTGATCGTCTTCATTGAACGAATCCAGAGAAAGTTCCCTAAATGGAGTAAGAATGAGCAGCTGAAAG GAGGCATAGCAGCCTACAATGCTGGGGATGGAAATATTTATTCTAACAAGCCAGAAGACGTGGACAAGAGGACAACAGGAGGAGACTACTCCAACGATGTTGTCGCCAGGGCAAAGTGGTACAAACGAAACGGCTTCTAA
- the LOC139070788 gene encoding uncharacterized protein isoform X2, with protein sequence MMLDGLHAEPCNVRKVHFEQDKRESVVDIYVSSESLRVFDTPWVEDASPSSEGPAGALYRASIVSETAPLKRSPDRGSSVFLVLLCLLLLIGIICLAVKMNKDKSYWQIERTQLNTLIEELRTVEKINRTCLNGGK encoded by the exons ATGATGTTGGACGGACTACATGCTGAGCCTTGCAATGTCAGGAAGGTTCACTTTGAACAGGACAAAAGGGAAAGCGTGGTGGACATCTACGTTAGCTCAGAAAGCCTAAGAGTGTTCGACACCCCCTGGGTGGAGGATGCGTCTCCGAGCTCAGAGGGGCCTGCAGGGGCCTTATACAGAG CATCTATTGTTAGTGAAACAGCACCTTTAAAAAGGAGTCCCGACAGAGGGAGCTCTGTGTTTCTGGTTCTTCTGTGTCTTCTGCTCCTGATCGGAATCATCTGCCTTGCTGTTAAAA TGAACAAAGACAAAAGTTACTGGCAAATAGAGAGGACGCAGCTCAACACATTAATCGAAGAGCTGAGAACTGTGG AAAAGATTAATAGGACATGCTTGAATGGTGGGAAATAA